A window of Malaclemys terrapin pileata isolate rMalTer1 chromosome 14, rMalTer1.hap1, whole genome shotgun sequence contains these coding sequences:
- the SLC7A9 gene encoding B(0,+)-type amino acid transporter 1 gives MGEENVRKRKGETNRERDEQSIQSKESKTMNLQKEVGLISGICVIVGTVIGSGIFISPKSVLANVGAVGPCLVIWAACGILSTLGALCYAELGTMIAKSGGEYPYLMEAFGPIPAYLFSWTSLLVIKPSSFAIICLSFAEYASAPFYPGCDPPVVVIKCLAAAAIVIITTVNSLSVKLGSYVQNFFTAAKMIIVIIIIVSGIVLLAQGKTENFKNSFNDAKISAGSISLAFYNGLWAYDGWNQLNYITEELKNPYRNLPLSIIIGIPLVSVCYVLINISYFTIMTSTELLQSQAVAVTFGDRVLYPASWIVPLFVAFSTIGAANGTCFTAGRLVYVAGREGHMLKVLSYISVKRFTPAPAIIFYGAIAIIYIIPGDINTLINYFSFAVWIFYGLTVFALIVMRFTRKELKRPIKIPIVIPILVTIVSILLVLAPIISEPEWAYLYCVLFMLGGLIFYVLFIHFKFNWAQKISRPITMYLQMLLEVVPPEKVPE, from the exons ATGGGTGAAGAAAACGTGagaaaaagaaagggagagacTAACAGGGAAAGAGATGAACAATCCATCCAAAGTAAAGAGTCCAAAACTATGAATCTTCAGAAAGAG GTGGGCCTGATCAGTGGGATCTGTGTTATTGTTGGTACAGTTATTGGCTCAGGCATCTTTATTTCTCCAAAGTCGGTACTTGCCAATGTTGGAGCTGTGGGGCCTTGTTTAGTCATCTGGGCAGCCTGCGGAATTCTTTCTACATTAG GTGCACTATGTTATGCTGAGCTAGGCACAATGATTGCAAAATCAGGGGGAGAATATCCTTACCTTATGGAAGCATTTGGTCCTATTCCAGCATATTTGTTTTCCTGGACTAGTTTATTGGTCATCAAACCCAGTTCATTTGCTATCATTTGTCTCAGCTTCGCAGAATATGCTTCAGCTCCTTTTTATCCGGGCTGTGATCCACCCGTAGTAGTCATTAAGTGTCTTGCAGCAGCTGCCATTG TGATTATTACCACAGTGAATTCACTGAGTGTGAAGTTGGGGAGCTATGTTCAGAATTTTTTCACTGCTGCTAAAATGATCATTGTCATAATCATTATTGTAAGTGGAATTGTTCTCCTTGCACAAg gaaaaacagaaaattttaaaaactctttcaaTGATGCTAAAATTTCTGCTGGTTCTATCAGTTTGGCATTTTATAATGGACTCTGGGCCTATGATggatg GAATCAACTCAATTACATTACAGAAGAACTTAAAAATCCTTACAG AAATCTACCACTTTCTATAATCATTGgaatcccattggtttcagtttgCTATGTTCTGattaatatttcatatttcacaataatgacttcaacagaacttcTGCAATCCCAGGCGGTCGCTGTG ACATTTGGTGATCGGGTCCTTTATCCAGCTTCTTGGATAGTTCCTCTCTTTGTGGCATTTTCTACAATTGGAGCAGCCAATGGGACCTGTTTTACTGCTGGAAG aCTTGTTTATGTAGCAGGTCGTGAAGGGCACATGCTAAAGGTGCTGTCTTACATTAGTGTTAAACGTTTCACCCCAGCACCTGCTATCATATTTTAT ggtgCCATTGCTATTATTTATATCATCCCTGGAGACATTAATACACTCATAAACTACTTTAGTTTTGCCGTCTGGATATTTTATGGTTTGACTGTATTTGCACTCATAGTTATGAGATTTACAAGAAAAGAGCTCAAAAGACCAATCAAG ATACCTATCGTCATTCCCATCTTAGTGACAATAGTCTCCATTTTACTAGTTTTGGCACCAATCATCAGTGAACCTGAATGGGCATATCTCTACTGTGTTTTATTTATGCTTGGAGGACTTATATTTTATGtccttttcattcattttaaattcAACTGGGCTCAAAAAATATCAa GGCCCATCACCATGTACCTTCAGATGCTTCTAGAAGTTGTTCCACCAGAGAAAGTTCCTGAATAA